The following nucleotide sequence is from Archocentrus centrarchus isolate MPI-CPG fArcCen1 chromosome 18, fArcCen1, whole genome shotgun sequence.
GATCGATTCCAGTGTCAGTAAAAAAAGGATGTATTGTGGCCAGAGGTCAAGTCCATTGTTCccttcactgtttctgtgtgtgactAAAAATCTCTGATGTCTCTCACTTTGTCCCACAGTCTGAATTTAAAATGGATAAACGTATCAAATAGAGACCAGCGAGCTGCTGCATTACACaataaagcaaaacatgaagtgctgggcaaaagtcttgagccacacctcATTTCTGTATATTGTGTTTCAGAGGAGTCAGATGTTCTTGTCATCTCTTAAAGTGGTCTAGAAGTACGATtcgaggctttctgaaggtccaATCCTTCCACATCACAAATAACTATGAACCAGcttgcagcctgtcacaaaaacacatcatttgttcccatttctgttGATGAATCTGTGAATATTAAcaatgataacacagtttggtgtggaagaacttgactggcctgcacagagtcctgacctcagcctgatagaacacctttgggatgaattagagcagagactgtgagccaggccttctctccaacatcagcatctgtgcttctggaagaatggacaAAAATTCACACttctaaacctgtggaaagccttcctagaagAGCTGAAAGTGTTATAGCATCAGACGGTGGGCCCACATTAAACGCTGTGTATTAAGTTCATATATGTTCAAAGGCAGAGGGGTGAATACCTTTGGCAGTGCAGTGAAAGGCAGCAGCATCACAtgactttttttcctgttatttcatAAAAGcatgtgtgttattttttcaaagcccagaaacaaaaagaagaaatacacCAGACAGAGGACGGCTGTGATCAACACAGTTTATTATTGATAAATGTTTCTGTGGACCAAAGTCTACATGAAAAGATTCAAACTGAAATCAAACataaattttatgttttctatTGTGTGTATTTGGTGTTGTCTTTAATCACAGCAGCATGTCTGGATGGTGAGTCCGTCATATTTAATACCACGTAAACGTTCATAAGTCTCATCACGGCATCGTTCACTTCATTAAACTGTTGCTCTCCatacagagtgaaaataaaaagttgaTGTCATGCGTTTGATCCCATTTTCTACTCATAACagcaaacaaaataatgaataTTACCAATCTCGTTAAGGTCCACAGTAAATTTCCCTCCTGTCCTGCAGGAAGAGTCATTTCTCAGTTCTGCATTAATGTGATGCTGATGTTACTGAGACTGGATGCAGATTCACAGTCAGAGCATTTCTTCATCTTAGAAAATCCAGACACACTTTCACCATGAAGCTGTCCTGGTTCATGTCCTGGTCAGGTTttgaacttttttaaaaaacatgttaTTTAGTTGAATTATTCCACATTTTTCTCTAATTTAATGTGAGTTTCTGGATAAACTCCTGCTGCTTGTTGGGTCTGAGAGTGGGTGGGTTTTAAAATCATTGtaatctttccatttctgggaATGTTCCTAATCTGGGAATGACAGCTGATAAATGACAACACTGATGACTCGGAGCAGCAGCGGGAGATTCAGAGTTCACCTCTAAAAAAGCTCAGACATTTCAGACAGGCTGCATGTCACTGGCTTGACTCTGTTTTTTGTATCTGTAGATCAAAAGTCCAACAAcagctgcaacaacaacaagaagtccAGCACAAACTGACAGACCAGCTGTCAGCCCAGCAGATCCATCGTCCTCATCCTCTCCATCGTTACTCCTTCCTAcctgacctgcaggtagaaacaggtgtgaggtgtcagctgtcaggtaggtgatgagtgaagaacttcaaactgctgtcagacattatctactgcactctgatcacatcactcagaccagctgctttctacaaagtctcatcaacaacatctttagaaacaaacatcaacaaccaggaagcagcttcacctctgatcacagacacactgaactctgctcactcacctgtaCGAGCACCAACTCTCAGGGTGATGGTGCTGATGGGCTCAGATCCTAGAACAGCTCTGCTTGTTCCTTTTTCCTTAATGCGACACTCGTATTTTCCACTATCAGCAGTCGTCACATCCTTCAGGatcacagacacgtctccatccttcatctgtctgtcctgcagctccacccggttcttaaaggatggatgctggtTGTCTGCATCAAAGTGCCCGTCCCGATACAAAAACATATATTCTGGGTCCAGATCTGTTCTGCTCCAGTCTACAACTATGAGGTTGTTATTTGGAGCTCGACATGGCAGAGTGACGGTCTGTCCAGGCTCAGCTGTGATGGttttctgctctgaaagaggaaacagagcagagaggttaaaggtcagagtagATCTCTTGACTTCTGCAGCATCCAATCAGAGTGAGCGTCTACAGATTCTTGTTTATTGTGAGCGAAACCACCATTATGGTTTTGGTCTGGCTGCACCTGAGCTCTGAATCAGGCCTGCGATGTGTTTATTTCATTCCTGCAGCATCTTATTGTGGACTATTGGTTTAATTTAAGGTTAAACTGCTAACAGAACAGAAGGAACAAAAAAATTAGCTTGAGTTTGCAATTAAAGGTGAGACATCATTGTTTTGgttggtgggagacagaaggactctgaccaaaataacatcactgatggacaaggtctcccatcccatgcatgaactgttgctgagctggagagctccttcagtgacagactgctgcatcctaaatgcacaaaggagcgttaccgcagatccttcctcccagcagctgtaagactttataaccatcactgctcccaacaaaaaccacaatacctacacaatgtaggataatatataatatactgtaaatagtccggcctgttaaggttcaacacacaggcacatcatgtacattgtatatagtgttattattagtagtattaaggttaatattgtttgttgattttatatatattcttttcttaatagtgtgaattattatatctttatttatatttataataactgcggctgctgttacacccaaatttcccctctgtgggacaataaaggctgtttcttcttctttcttcttttaaaccttacagtgtctgagtgtgtgtgtgatgttataaTGTGTAAAGCCACACTGTGCAAATGAGGAACTCAGGGGTGAGTAATCTGTTAGAGTTGGATAGGAACTCAGGGCCCATTTATACAATAAGGCAGTATGTGGGCCTCCATCTGTAATCACTAAAAATCACTTTGGATCAACAAAATGTGACTCTGatcacacaaaccaacaaactgATCACTTTAGAGACTCAGCCTGTGTGTTttctacaggtgctggtcataaaattagaatatcatgaaaagttgatttatttcagtgattccgttcaaaaagtgaaacttgtatattatattcattcattacacacagactgatatatctcaaatgtttgtttcttttcattttgatgattataactgacaactaatgaaaaccccaaattcagtcaATTTTATTACCAGCACCTGTAAGGCAAACACTTTGTCAGATTTTCACTCACTGTGACCAAAAGATTTcactttaataatatttttgctctATCTGTAGAAATTTGGATTCGTCTTTAAGCCTGTTTTCAAAATTCGAGGAGGCAGAGTGTAATTGTAAAATTAACAATGACAGTTGTTTGTTATATTATGTGCTGTTTATGTATACTTTATTTCACTATACTACGGTTAGTTTTCAAATTGGTCCATGTCTGTACTGTAGAAAAACGTATTTAAGAATGAAAAGTGGAAGGAAGCGAAAATAAAGTCCAGCCTCAGACCTGCTGAACCAAAACAACACAAGGTAAGATGAGAGGAAGAAATCGAACCTTTGACCCTGGTTTTATCCACCTGAGCTTCCTCTAAAGGAATTCTCCACTAATATCTCAGCATGATGTCCGTTTGTTTCAGGACACAAACTTGAAACAGCAGGTTCACTGAATCTGCTATTTAACTTCAGATTTAGTCTACTTCATTTAACCCAGCCTCTCACCTCCTCCTTCAACACTCACAGATTCAGGATCAGTTTTAAGTGTTGTTAGTGAGCTGCTGTTATTTGGTATTTTCCACTtaccagcaaacacacaggaaaacagcagcacagcgcAGCAGAGCGACGCAGGTACAGCAGTCATCTCCTCTTTGTTTAAACTTCAGCTGTTACAGACTCCAGAGATGCCGATGTTTTCCAGGAATAAAATCCACAGCTGCAAATATCAACTGGAAATGTCTGGAAATGTCTCCCTGATCTAAACGTCCTCCTCTGATCAGGGAGTCGAGAGCGGTTTGAGAAACAAAGCAGTGAGCAGAGGAGTAGCTGAGAGTGATACATGTCTGAACATGCAAGTTAAAATGCAGGTCAAACTAGTTTATGACTAAATTCAATGATGCTGAGTTCAAAAATGCCATAAACATCACTTATTCATGTACAGCTCTGAGATAAAGTctgaggtttttttcttttttcattttttgttcttttcccaaTCAGAAAACACAGCAGTTCAACAATCAGGACTTTAATAACAGCCTGGATACAAACACCATCCTAATTATAAATGGGAGGTGGTCTTTCATCTGAACGTGGTACAGGTCACTGACAGCAGGTTAGTGTAGATGATATTGATTAGATATTGATTAAGTTAAGCCACTACATAACATGACCTGCACCATGAAAAGTACAGCGTACCCATTTTGAAGGATTATaaaaacattgttgtttttatttggctTTAATACCTGAAAGTTGCACAGAACTGAAACGTACTTACAGGGTACATCTCTGTAAAATACGTGTACTCACAGCCTCAGTCGTGGGCCGGGTTAGTTTGTTGCTGTTTGGATGTCACTGAACTTCACCATCCAATCCAAACAAATCAACACAATCCAACAAGCCAAAATCTCCTGTGACTGTAAACAATGTGACACAAtagatggaaacaaatattacttTTGAAATCAGCAGCCAAAGATTAATGAAGAACACGTCAGATTtcatacataaaattaaaacatgacGACTTCCAGGTCTAAATATCTGCAAGCTAATTAAAGACTGCAGTGATCACAGTGAGTCATCACTTCTCCAGAAataagaggtgtgtgtgtgtgtgtgtgtgtgtgtgtgtgtgtgtgtgtgtgtgtgtgtgtgtgtgtgtgtgtgtgtgtgtgtgcgtgtgcgtgtgtgtgtgtgtgtgtgtgactctccTGTCTGGGACTAACTGAAACAATCATCCTGTTTTACAGTGTTACATTTTCCTCTGTATTCAGAGCTTTGTGTTGTCTTTAGTCACAGGAGCATGTAACATTACCATATAAAACATTCAGACAAATATTTCTCACAGCATCGTTCACTTTATTAAACTCCTGCTTTCACAACACAGTACAAATTAAAtgttacaattttaaaaaggacACAGATTTTCTGGAATCTCACGACAGCACACAAAATCCTGAATATTACCTGAGGTTTACAGTCCATTAGAAGTACAGTACATCACAGAAGCTGGTGTGAATcttatttctgtgtgtttttgttgctcaaaaagcagcaacaaGAGCAACAACAAGAAGCACAGCAGAAACTGTCAGATGAGCCGCCAGTCCAACAGATGGTCTCGGGTTACCTGCAGctgagaaacaggtgtgaggtgtctgcacgctgatcacatcactcagaccagctgctttctacaaagtttcatcaacaacatctttagaaacaaacatcaacaactcACCTGAAGAAGCAACTCTCAGGTAGACCACGCTGTCGGGGTCAGAGTAAACATTAGGGCTCTGGAGACTTGGCGGTTGTCGGCATTTAACGACACGACATTCATATCTTCCGGTGTCGTCTATGGTCACATTCTGAATGAccacagacacgtctccatccttcatttGTCTGTCCTGAAGATCCACCCGGTTCACAAAAGATGGATGCTGG
It contains:
- the LOC115796590 gene encoding coxsackievirus and adenovirus receptor-like; protein product: MTAVPASLCCAVLLFSCVFAEQKTITAEPGQTVTLPCRAPNNNLIVVDWSRTDLDPEYMFLYRDGHFDADNQHPSFKNRVELQDRQMKDGDVSVILKDVTTADSGKYECRIKEKGTSRAVLGSEPISTITLRVGARTGQVGRSNDGEDEDDGSAGLTAGLSVCAGLLVVVAAVVGLLIYRYKKQSQASDMQPV